Within Kutzneria chonburiensis, the genomic segment GCCGGCCCAGCCGAGCTGACCTGATCTCGCCGGTCTACCATCCTGATGGTTTCCCGAGATGACACTGGCTGGAGGCATCGTGACGGCCGTAGCACCGCAGCCGATCGCTACGCGTCCTTATCCGACGCGCACGACGGTGAAGGGTTCCCTCCTGCTGCGGTTGTTCCGTACTACGGACCACAAGCAGATCGGAATCATGTACCTGGTCACCTCGTTCGTCTTCTTCATGGTGGGCGGCGCGATGGCCCTCCTGATGCGGACCGAGCTGGCCCGGCCGGGGCTGCAGTTCCTGTCGCAGGAGCAGTTCAACCAGCTGTTCACCATGCACGGCACGATCATGCTGCTGCTGTACGCGACGCCGATCGTGTTCGGCTTCGCCAACTTCGTGCTGCCGCTGCAGATCGGCTCGCCCGACGTGGCCTTCCCGCGGCTGAACGCGTTCGCCTACTGGGCCTACCTGTTCGGCGGCACCATCGTGGTGGCCGGCTTCCTGACCCCGGGCGGCGCGGCCGACTTCGGCTGGTTCGCCTACACCCCGCTGTCGGACATGGTCCACTCGCCGGGCGTCGGCGCCGACATGTGGATCACCGGTCTGATCCTGTCCGGCCTCGGCACCATCCTCGGCGGCGTCAACATGATCACCACGGTGGTCTGCCTGCGCGCCCCCGGCATGACCATGTTCCGGATGCCGATCTTCACCTGGAACATCCTGGTCACCTCGATCCTGGTGCTGCTGGCCTTCCCGATCCTGACCGCCGCCCTGTTCGGCCTGCTGGCCGACCGGCACCTCGGCGCGCACGTGTTCGACCCGGCCAACGGCGGCGTGATCCTCTGGCAGCACCTGTTCTGGTTCTTCGGCCATCCCGAGGTCTACATCGTCGCGCTGCCGTTCTTCGGCATCGTGTCCGAGATCTTCCCGGTGTTCAGCCGCAAGCCGCTGTTCGGCTACAAGGGCCTGATCTACGCCACGCTGGGCATCGCCGCCCTTTCGGTCACGGTGTGGGCCCACCACATGTACGCCACCGGCGCGGTGCTGCTGCCGTTCTTCTCCTTCATGACCTTCCTGATCGCGGTCCCGACCGGTGTGAAGTTCTTCAACTGGATCGGCACCATGTGGAAGGGGCAGCTGACCTTCGAGACGCCGATGCTGTTCAGCGTCGGCTTCCTGATCACCTTCCTCTTCGGCGGCCTGACCGGCGTGCTGCTGGCCGCGCCGGCCATCGACTTCCACGTCTCCGACTCGTACTTCGTGGTGGCGCACTTCCACTACGTGCTCTTCGGCACCATCGTGTTCGCCACCTACGCGGGCATCTACTTCTGGTTCCCGAAGATCACCGGCCGGATGCTGGACGAGGGCCTTGGCAAGCTGCACTTCTGGACCACGTTCATCGGCTTCCACACCACCTTCCTGGTCCAGCACTGGCTGGGTGCCGAGGGCATGCCCCGCCGGTACGCCGACTACCTGTCCAGCGACGGCTTCACCACGCTGAACACGGTGTCCACCATCGGCGCGTACATCCTGGGCGCCTCCACCCTGCCGTTCCTGTGGAACGTGTTCCGCAGCTATCGGTACGGCGAGGTCGTCGAGGTGGACGACCCGTGGGGCTACTGCAACTCGCTGGAGTGGGCGACCTCCTGCCCGCCGCCGCGGCACAACTTCACCTCGCTGCCCCGGATCCGCTCCGAGCGCCCGGCGTTCGAGCTGCACTACCCGCACATGGTCGAGCGGCTGCGGCTGGAGGCCGAGTACGGCCACATCCCGGCCCCGTCCGAGGCGCTCACCGCGGCCGTCACGGGTAGCGACGACCCGACGGAGAAGTGACCGTCAGCTGAACATGTGAACAAGCGGGCCCCGGTGATCACGGACACACCGGGGCCCGGTTGTATTTCCGGCAAACTGTCCGGGTGACCAGTTCCCACGCAGCCACGGTCCTGATCACCGTCACCGGACCGGACAAGCCCGGCGTGTCGTCGGTGCTGTTCGCCGTGCTCACCCGGCACGGCGTCGAGGTGCTCGACGTCGAGCAGGTGGTGATCCGGGGCAAGCTGGTGCTGGGTGTGCTGGTCAACGCCGACCGCGACCCCGAGGGCCTCCAGGAGACCGTCGAGCAGGCCATGGCCAGCGTCGCGATGAACGTGGACGTGGAGATCGGGGCCGATCCGCGCAGCTCGTCCCAGCAGGGCTCCAGCCATGTGCTGGTCGTGATGGGCCGCCCGGTGACTGCCCGGGCCTTCACCGAGGTCGCCCGCAAGCTGGCCGCGCTCGGCGTGAACATCGACGCCATCCACCGGGTCGCCGACTACCCGGTTACCGGCCTTGAGCTGCGGGTTTCCGTGCCCGACGACACCGCAGAGCAGGACGCCCTGCTGCGCAACGCCGTCGCCGAGATCTCCGCGCGGGTGAACCTGGACGTGGCCGTTGAGCGGGCCGGGCTGACCCGGCGGGCCAAGCGCCTGGTCGTGTTCGACGTCGACTCCACGCTCGTGCAGGGCGAGGTCATCGAGATGCTGGCCGCGCGGGCCGGCTGCGAGGACAAGGTCCGCGAGATCACCGAGGCCGCCATGCGCGGCGAGCTGGACTTCGCTCAGTCGTTGGAGCGGCGGGTCGCGCTGCTGGCCGGGCTGCCCGAGACGGTGCTGGACGACGTCGCCGCCCAGCTCGAGCTCACCCCCGGCGCCCGCACCACCGTCCGCACGCTCAAGCGGCTCGGCTTCCGCTGCGGCGTCGTCTCCGGCGGCTTCACCCGGGTCATCCGGGGCCTGGCCGACGAGCTCGGGCTCGACTTCTGCATGGCCAACCAGCTCGAGGTGGCCGACGGACGGCTCACCGGGCGCACCACCGGCCGGGTCATCGACCGCGCCGGCAAGGCCCAGGCCCTGCGGGAGTTCGCCGACGCGTACCACATCCCGCTGGCCCAGTGCGTCGCAGTCGGCGACGGGGCCAACGACATCGACATGCTGTCAGCCGCCGGCATGGGCGTCGCCTTCAACGCCAAGCCCGCCCTGCGCGAGGTCGCCGACGCCGCCCTGTCGCACCCGTTCCTCGACGCCGTGCTCTTCGTGCTCGGCGTCACCCGCGCCGAGGTCGAGGCGGCCGACGCCGCCGACGGTCTGGAACCATTGCGACTGTGAACGTGCTTCAACCGCTTGCCGATCGTTACGCCTGGTGGCTCCGTCGGCCCGCCCCGCAGGACACCTCCGACGAGGATCCGGCGGAGGTACGGGCCATGCCGATCGTGCTGCGCATCGAGAAGGCCGCGCCGCCCGCGCGGACGGCGTTGCTGGAGGCGGCCGCGGCGGCGGCGATCGCCGTCTGCCTCGATCCGCGGGCCACGGAGCCCGAGGGGGAGTGGCACGCCGACGTGGCGGCGTGGATCGACGGCCGGATCCGGAAGGTGTCGCGGCGGGCCCGCGGGGCGCACTGGGAGGCCGTGCAGGCGTTGCCCGGTGTGACCGTGCGGGTCGGGGACGCCGAGGCACGGGCGTTGCTGCCGTGGAAGGTGGCCGAGACGCCGTACGAGGTGAAGCGGCTCCAGATCACCGGCAGTGAGCTGCCCGTCGACGAGCCCGGTCCGGCGGCGGACGGCGTTCCGGTGCTGTGGATCAATCCCGATGTGCCGATGACCGCCGGCAAGGCCGCCGCCCAGGTCGGGCACGCCACCATGCTGCTCGCGGCCCTGTTGCCACCGGCCGAGCTGGAAGCCTGGCAAGCCGCCGGATTCCCTTGTGCAGTCAGGACTCCCGAGCCCGCCGACTGGAAGCTCCTGGTCCCCGGCGACGATCCCGCCGGCGCCTGGCAGTCCCGCGGCGTCGTCGCCGTCCGGGACGCCGGCTTCACTGAAGTCGCTCCCGGCACGGTCACCGTCGTCGCGCAGCGGGCCTCGTCGTGACCGTCTCCGTCCGACGGGTCGGCGACGGTCGCTTCGTCGCCACCGCGCCCGGCGGTGCCACGGTCGAGATCGGCGGCGACGGCTTCTCACCCGTCCAGCTGCTCGAAGCCGCCCTCGCCGCCTGTGCGGCCATGACCGCCGAGCAGCTCATCGTCCGTCGCACCCATGCCGACTTCACCGTCACCGCCACGGGCGACGAGGCCGCCCATGAGCTCCGCAGCGTCGACCTCGCCTTCGACCTGCCGGCCGACGAGCCGCTGGCCACCGTCATCCCCCGGGCCGTGGCCCGCGAGTGCAAGGTCAGCCGCACCGTCGAGCACGGCGCCCCGGTCACGGTCCGCCTCCAGGACTGAGTAACCGCAGGTAGACCCGGTGTCCTCGCGCGCCTCCGGCCGCGACTGGATAACGCCAACGTTTCTTTCCGAAGAAGGCGTGTACCTCGATCGACTGGCCCCGCTTGACGGTCGGAGGTAATAAGACCAAAATTCGCTGGCGAAACTCGGCGTGTGGAGGTCGACGATGACCAACGAGGTGCAGCAGGCGAAACGGCCGGTGAGCGCGGCCCTGGCCGGCCCGTACGGCCACCCGTTCCATCCGATGCTGGTCACGGTGCCGATCGGGGCGTGGGTGGCGGCGCTGGTGTTCGACATCGCGTCTCGCTTCGTGGCCGAGCCGGCCTTCCTCGTCGCGGGATCGCTGTGGCTGATCGGGATCGGCGTGCTGGGCGCGCTGGCCGCGGCGATGGTCGGCTTCCTGGACCTGTTCGCGATCCCCACCGGCACGCCGGCCTTCCGCACCGGGCTGACCCACATGAGCCTGAACCTGACGGTCACCGTCGGCTACGTGGCGAACTTCCTGTGGCGGCGGGCCGCGGACACCGTGAACGGCCCGGTCGGCCTCGGCCCGCTGCTGCTGTCGGTGGTCTGCCTGCTGCTACTGGCCGCGGCCGGCTACCTCGGCGGCAAGCTCGCCTACCACTACGGCGTCCGGGTGGCCGACGAAGCCACCCAGGCCGACGGCTTCCGCCGCTGACTTTCCCTTCCCACCACGGAACAAGGAGTACCGACATGGCCATCACCGCACTGATCACCTGGCTGCTCACCGCCATCGGCGGCTTCGTCATGCTGGGCCTGTGGATCGCCAAGGGCGGTCTGCGCCAGCCCCGCACCAGCCACTTCCCGCCCGCGGTGATCTTCGGCCACTTCGCGCTGGCCGCGGCCGGCCTGGTGGTGTGGATCGTGTACCTGCTGCTGGCCACCCGGTCGCTAGCCTGGGTCTCGTTCGTGCTGCTGCTTCCGGTGGCCCTGCTGGGTTTCGTGATGCTGTTCCGCTGGATCCCGGTCTACCGCGCCCGCGCGGCGGTGGCCACCGGCGGCCCGGGCTCGACCGGCGCGGCCGACCAGGCCCCGGCCGAGCGCAGCTTCCCGCTGGTGATCGTGCTCGGCCACGGCCTGTTCGCCGTGATCACGCTGGTGCTGGTGCTGCTGGTCGCGCTCAAGGGCTGAACCCGGAAAACCGGTGGGCCGGATGATCTCCGGCCTGTTAGCCTGCGCGGGACCGCGGCACCAGTCGAGGAGGTGAGACCCATGAACGTTCGCACGTGGGTGCTCCCCTCGTCGTCACGGTCGGGCGCTTGACCTAGTGGTCTCGCCGGGAGCGCCCTCGTAGAGGCACTCCCGAAAGGCACGACCATGACTTCCTTGCGTTTCACCTCCCGTACGACGTCGGACGGCGTCGTCGAGCGCGACTTCACCGTGGGCGAGGTCCCCGGTGTGCTCTGGTCGCCCGCGGCCGGCCCCGATCACGCCCCGGTGGTGCTGATGGGGCACGGCGGCGGCCTGCACAAGAAGACGCCGGCGCAGCGGGCCCGGGCCGTCGACACGGTGACCAGGTGGGGTTTCCATGTGGTGGCCATCGACGCGCCCGGGCACGGCGAACGCCCGCTGTCGGCCGAGGACGAGCAGGTCCGCGACGAGTTCAAGCAGGCCATGAAGACCGGCGACATCGAGCGGTTCCGCAAGGTCAGCGTGGGCTACGCGCTCTCGCTGGCCGAGCGGGCGGTGCCGGAGTGGCAGCGGACCCTGGACGCGGTCCAGGAACTGCCGGAGATCGGCACCGAGGCGCCGATCGGCTACGGCGGCGGCATCTCGCTGGGCACCGCGATCGGGATTCCGTTGGTGGCCGCGGATTCGCGTATCTCAGCGGCCATCTTCGGCGGCGGTTTCTTCGCGTACGAAGAGGAACTCGCGGCGGCGCGGCACATCACGGTCCCCGTGCTGTTCCTACTGCCCTGGGACGACCAGTACGTGGACCGCCAGGACGGCCTGGAGTTGTTCGACGCCTTCGCGTCCAAGGAGAAGACGTTGCACGCCAACCCGGGCGACCATCGCACCATCCGCTGGCACGGGGTCGACGACGGTTTCCTGGCCCGGCATCTCGGCTAGTTCGCCGCGGCGTCCAGGCGTTTGAGGGCGGCGCGCACCACCTCCGGGTCGTGCGTGGTCCAGAACGGCGGCAGCGAAGCACGCAGGAAACCGCCGTAACGGGCGGTGGCCAGCCTCGGATCGAGGATGGCCACCACGCCCTTGTCGTTGGTCGACCGCAGCAGCCGGCCGGCGCCCTGGGCCAGCAGCAGCGCGGCGTGCGTGGCGGCGACGGTGAGGAAACCGTTGCCGCCGCGGGCTTCCACGGCCCGCTGCCGGGCCGAGGCGAGCGGGTCGTCCGGGCGGGGGAACGGAATCCGGTCCACCACAACGAGTTGCA encodes:
- the ctaD gene encoding cytochrome c oxidase subunit I, producing the protein MTAVAPQPIATRPYPTRTTVKGSLLLRLFRTTDHKQIGIMYLVTSFVFFMVGGAMALLMRTELARPGLQFLSQEQFNQLFTMHGTIMLLLYATPIVFGFANFVLPLQIGSPDVAFPRLNAFAYWAYLFGGTIVVAGFLTPGGAADFGWFAYTPLSDMVHSPGVGADMWITGLILSGLGTILGGVNMITTVVCLRAPGMTMFRMPIFTWNILVTSILVLLAFPILTAALFGLLADRHLGAHVFDPANGGVILWQHLFWFFGHPEVYIVALPFFGIVSEIFPVFSRKPLFGYKGLIYATLGIAALSVTVWAHHMYATGAVLLPFFSFMTFLIAVPTGVKFFNWIGTMWKGQLTFETPMLFSVGFLITFLFGGLTGVLLAAPAIDFHVSDSYFVVAHFHYVLFGTIVFATYAGIYFWFPKITGRMLDEGLGKLHFWTTFIGFHTTFLVQHWLGAEGMPRRYADYLSSDGFTTLNTVSTIGAYILGASTLPFLWNVFRSYRYGEVVEVDDPWGYCNSLEWATSCPPPRHNFTSLPRIRSERPAFELHYPHMVERLRLEAEYGHIPAPSEALTAAVTGSDDPTEK
- the serB gene encoding phosphoserine phosphatase SerB encodes the protein MTSSHAATVLITVTGPDKPGVSSVLFAVLTRHGVEVLDVEQVVIRGKLVLGVLVNADRDPEGLQETVEQAMASVAMNVDVEIGADPRSSSQQGSSHVLVVMGRPVTARAFTEVARKLAALGVNIDAIHRVADYPVTGLELRVSVPDDTAEQDALLRNAVAEISARVNLDVAVERAGLTRRAKRLVVFDVDSTLVQGEVIEMLAARAGCEDKVREITEAAMRGELDFAQSLERRVALLAGLPETVLDDVAAQLELTPGARTTVRTLKRLGFRCGVVSGGFTRVIRGLADELGLDFCMANQLEVADGRLTGRTTGRVIDRAGKAQALREFADAYHIPLAQCVAVGDGANDIDMLSAAGMGVAFNAKPALREVADAALSHPFLDAVLFVLGVTRAEVEAADAADGLEPLRL
- a CDS encoding peptidyl-tRNA hydrolase; translated protein: MNVLQPLADRYAWWLRRPAPQDTSDEDPAEVRAMPIVLRIEKAAPPARTALLEAAAAAAIAVCLDPRATEPEGEWHADVAAWIDGRIRKVSRRARGAHWEAVQALPGVTVRVGDAEARALLPWKVAETPYEVKRLQITGSELPVDEPGPAADGVPVLWINPDVPMTAGKAAAQVGHATMLLAALLPPAELEAWQAAGFPCAVRTPEPADWKLLVPGDDPAGAWQSRGVVAVRDAGFTEVAPGTVTVVAQRASS
- a CDS encoding OsmC family protein, producing MTVSVRRVGDGRFVATAPGGATVEIGGDGFSPVQLLEAALAACAAMTAEQLIVRRTHADFTVTATGDEAAHELRSVDLAFDLPADEPLATVIPRAVARECKVSRTVEHGAPVTVRLQD
- a CDS encoding DUF2231 domain-containing protein, with protein sequence MTNEVQQAKRPVSAALAGPYGHPFHPMLVTVPIGAWVAALVFDIASRFVAEPAFLVAGSLWLIGIGVLGALAAAMVGFLDLFAIPTGTPAFRTGLTHMSLNLTVTVGYVANFLWRRAADTVNGPVGLGPLLLSVVCLLLLAAAGYLGGKLAYHYGVRVADEATQADGFRR
- a CDS encoding dienelactone hydrolase family protein, giving the protein MTSLRFTSRTTSDGVVERDFTVGEVPGVLWSPAAGPDHAPVVLMGHGGGLHKKTPAQRARAVDTVTRWGFHVVAIDAPGHGERPLSAEDEQVRDEFKQAMKTGDIERFRKVSVGYALSLAERAVPEWQRTLDAVQELPEIGTEAPIGYGGGISLGTAIGIPLVAADSRISAAIFGGGFFAYEEELAAARHITVPVLFLLPWDDQYVDRQDGLELFDAFASKEKTLHANPGDHRTIRWHGVDDGFLARHLG